One part of the Lotus japonicus ecotype B-129 chromosome 2, LjGifu_v1.2 genome encodes these proteins:
- the LOC130738541 gene encoding disease resistance protein RUN1-like isoform X5 gives MVAHTIHIPHLSFQAFFLMALLPSSSSSFSSFTYAFTYDVFLSFRGSDTRFGFTGNLHKTLSDKGIHTFIDDKDLKRGDEITPALIKAIQESRIAIPIFSVNYASSSFCLDELVTIMECVKAKGRLVLPVFYDVDPSHVRHQSGTYAEAMDKHEKRFKDSKEKLKDNMERLQKWKMALNQAANLSGSHYKPSDGSYEHDFIGKIVKEVLRKINRVALHIADYPVGLESQVEEVLFLMDVGSDDKVHMVGIHGIGGIGKTTLALAVYNSIADHFEGLCFLENVRENSNKHGLPHLQKIFLVDVLEEKEIEITSVGKGISMIQRRLQQKRVLLILDDVNKMEQLQGIIGRSDWFGRGSRVIITTRDKHLLALHGVESTYEVETLNENDAVKLLRWKAFKEDKVRPNYEGMLSRALAYASGLPLALEVIGSNLYGKSIQEWESALEQYEKIPTKKIQQVLEVSFAALEKQEQSVFLDVACCFKGYHLEEVENILNAHHNHCIKYQIVVLVDKSLIKITHSGYVTLHDLIEDMGKEIVRQESPQEPGNRSRLWFHEDIFEVLEQNTGTSKIEMMHLDYPSFEEVNWDGEAFKEMKKLKTLVIRKTHFSKGPEHLPNSLRVLEWWKYPSQHLPSDFHPKKLSICILPYSSMVSLELGRSSKAIVPECIKECRFLRRLFLNRCEQLREICEGILPRLNKLVVCGCPSLSSSCRSMLVRQELGADVDIHLQLRNLEGETIPERFEHQNRGPSPSLSFWFRNDFPLILLCIASPPETNLPDHDYSIVNSFINGSSGQLFRVNWGCTLLQRLSKDYFDTHMSEICRISKNKWNYVEFRIERVFDFGIGIHVLKEQNMQDIRFMNPDKRRKIDLNLAPLEEDDLNVIDFIINMLH, from the exons ATGGTTGCACACACCATTCATATTCCACACTTATCATTCCAAGCTTTCTTTCTCATGGCTCTGCTACcatcatcatcctcctccttctcctccttcaCCTATGCATTCACTTACGATGTATTCCTCAGCTTCAGGGGTTCTGATACTCGCTTTGGTTTTACTGGCAATCTCCACAAAACTCTCTCAGATAAGGGAATCCACACCTTCATTGATGATAAGGACCTTAAGAGAGGAGATGAAATCACACCCGCACTTATCAAGGCCATTCAAGAGTCGAGGATTGCCATCCCTATCTTCTCTGTGAACTatgcttcttcttcattttgccTGGATGAACTTGTCACAATCATGGAGTGTGTCAAGGCAAAAGGTCGGTTGGTTCTTCCGGTTTTCTATGATGTGGATCCTTCTCATGTCAGACATCAAAGTGGGACTTATGCTGAAGCTATGGACAAGCATGAGAAGAGGTTTAAGGATAGCAAGGAAAAGTTGAAGGACAACATGGAGAGGTTGCAAAAATGGAAGATGGCTCTTAACCAAGCCGCTAATTTGTCAGGCTCTCATTACAAACCCAG TGATGGATCTTATGAACACGACTTTATCGGAAAAATTGTTAAAGAGGTCTTAAGAAAGATTAATCGTGTAGCTTTACATATTGCTGATTACCCCGTTGGACTAGAATCCCAAGTGGAAGAAGTGCTTTTTCTTATGGATGTTGGGTCTGATGATAAAGTTCACATGGTAGGAATTCATGGAATAGGAGGGATTGGTAAAACAACACTTGCTCTAGCAGTTTACAATTCCATTGCTGACCATTTTGAAGGTTTATGTTTTTTAGAAAATGTTCGAGAAAATTCAAACAAACATGGGTTACCACATCTCCAAAAGATATTTCTTGTGGATGTACTTGAAGAGAAGGAAATTGAGATAACAAGTGTCGGCAAAGGAATTTCAATGATACAACGTAGGCTCCAGCAAAAAAGGGTTCTTTTGATTCTAGATGATGTTAACAAGATGGAGCAGCTACAAGGCATTATTGGAAGGTCTGATTGGTTTGGTCGTGGTAGTAGAGTCATCATCACGACTCGGGATAAACACTTGCTAGCATTACACGGGGTTGAAAGCACATATGAAGTGGAAACGTTGAACGAGAATGATGCTGTTAAATTGCTCAGATGGAAAGCTTTTAAAGAGGACAAGGTTAGACCAAACTATGAAGGCATGTTAAGCCGTGCATTGGCTTATGCTTCCGGCCTTCCATTGGCTTTGGAAGTAATAGGTTCTAACCTGTATGGAAAAAGTATACAAGAATGGGAATCTGCATTAGAGCAATATGAAAAGATTCCAACTAAAAAGATTCAACAAGTACTTGAAGTGAGTTTTGCTGCTTTAGAGAAACAAGAGCAAAGTGTTTTCTTAGACGTCGCTTGTTGCTTCAAAGGATATCACTTAGAAGAGGTTGAAAATATACTCAATGCCCATCATAACCATTGCATTAAATATCAAATTGTTGTGTTGGTTGATAAGTCTCTCATAAAGATTACTCATTCGGGTTATGTGACACTACACGACTTGATTGAGGATATGGGTAAAGAAATTGTGCGACAAGAATCACCACAAGAGCCTGGAAACCGCAGTAGGTTATGGTTTCATGAAGACATATTTGAAGTTTTGGAACAAAATACG gGAACAAGCAAAATTGAAATGATGCATCTAGATTACCCGTCATTTGAAGAAGTGAATTGGGATGGAGAGGCTTTCAAAGAGATGAAAAAACTCAAAACACTTGTCATTAGAAAAACTCATTTTTCTAAAGGTCCAGAGCATCTTCCAAATAGTTTAAGAGTACTAGAGTGGTGGAAATACCCTTCACAACATTTACCAAGTGATTTCCATCCAAAGAAACTTTCCATATGCATATTACCTTATAGTAGCATGGTGTCCTTGGAGTTGGGAAGATCATCAAAGGCAA TTGTACCTGAATGCATCAAAGAATGTCGCTTTTTACGGAGGCTTTTCTTGAATAGATGCGAGCAACTTAGAGAAATTTGTGAAGGGATTTTGCCAAGATTAAACAAGTTAGTTGTATGCGGATGTCCATCCTTGAGTTCCAGTTGTAGAAGCATGTTGGTGAGGCAG GAACTGGGTGCGGATGTAGACATTCATCTTCAATTGCGAAACTTAGAAGGAGAAACGATTCCAGAGAGGTTTGAGCACCAGAACAGGGGTCCATCTCCGTCACTTTCTTTCTGGTTTCGTAACGACTTCCCTCTCATCTTACTATGTATTGCTTCTCCACCTGAAACAAATTTGCCTGACCATGATTATTCAATAGTAAATTCCTTCATCAATGGCTCTTCAGGTCAACTATTCAGAGTGAATTGGGGTTGTACTCTTCTTCAGAGGCTAAGCAAAGACTACTTTGATACACATATGAGCGAAATATGCAGGATATCAAAAAATAAGTGGAATTATGTGGAGTTTAGGATTGAAAGGGTCTTTGATTTTGGAATTGGAATCCATGTATTGAAAGAGCAAAACATGCAGGATATCCGATTCATGAATCCTgataaaaggagaaaaatagACTTGAATTTGGCACCGCTTGAAGAGGATGATTTGAATGTGATAGATTTTATCATTAATATGCTACACTAA
- the LOC130738541 gene encoding disease resistance protein RPV1-like isoform X4, with protein MVAHTIHIPHLSFQAFFLMALLPSSSSSFSSFTYAFTYDVFLSFRGSDTRFGFTGNLHKTLSDKGIHTFIDDKDLKRGDEITPALIKAIQESRIAIPIFSVNYASSSFCLDELVTIMECVKAKGRLVLPVFYDVDPSHVRHQSGTYAEAMDKHEKRFKDSKEKLKDNMERLQKWKMALNQAANLSGSHYKPSDGSYEHDFIGKIVKEVLRKINRVALHIADYPVGLESQVEEVLFLMDVGSDDKVHMVGIHGIGGIGKTTLALAVYNSIADHFEGLCFLENVRENSNKHGLPHLQKIFLVDVLEEKEIEITSVGKGISMIQRRLQQKRVLLILDDVNKMEQLQGIIGRSDWFGRGSRVIITTRDKHLLALHGVESTYEVETLNENDAVKLLRWKAFKEDKVRPNYEGMLSRALAYASGLPLALEVIGSNLYGKSIQEWESALEQYEKIPTKKIQQVLEVSFAALEKQEQSVFLDVACCFKGYHLEEVENILNAHHNHCIKYQIVVLVDKSLIKITHSGYVTLHDLIEDMGKEIVRQESPQEPGNRSRLWFHEDIFEVLEQNTGTSKIEMMHLDYPSFEEVNWDGEAFKEMKKLKTLVIRKTHFSKGPEHLPNSLRVLEWWKYPSQHLPSDFHPKKLSICILPYSSMVSLELGRSSKKFETMKVLNLDFCESLTEIPNLTGLPNLEELSFEFCSKLITIDCSVGLLAKLKSLNAGYCSQLRSFPSLKLPSLEKLYLHGCLSLESFPEILEKMENIRKLDLRCTNISKFPHSFGNLTRLLFMWVSHLLPLRSLDTMPELLWLEISQRRIYYEDSESESEEEVMDGGAVELVPTFLNEKESSMLLPSKLECLTLEQSHLSDEYLVLVPSLFPNLQELELMDCPSITVVPECIKECRFLRRLFLNRCEQLREICEGILPRLNKLVVCGCPSLSSSCRSMLV; from the exons ATGGTTGCACACACCATTCATATTCCACACTTATCATTCCAAGCTTTCTTTCTCATGGCTCTGCTACcatcatcatcctcctccttctcctccttcaCCTATGCATTCACTTACGATGTATTCCTCAGCTTCAGGGGTTCTGATACTCGCTTTGGTTTTACTGGCAATCTCCACAAAACTCTCTCAGATAAGGGAATCCACACCTTCATTGATGATAAGGACCTTAAGAGAGGAGATGAAATCACACCCGCACTTATCAAGGCCATTCAAGAGTCGAGGATTGCCATCCCTATCTTCTCTGTGAACTatgcttcttcttcattttgccTGGATGAACTTGTCACAATCATGGAGTGTGTCAAGGCAAAAGGTCGGTTGGTTCTTCCGGTTTTCTATGATGTGGATCCTTCTCATGTCAGACATCAAAGTGGGACTTATGCTGAAGCTATGGACAAGCATGAGAAGAGGTTTAAGGATAGCAAGGAAAAGTTGAAGGACAACATGGAGAGGTTGCAAAAATGGAAGATGGCTCTTAACCAAGCCGCTAATTTGTCAGGCTCTCATTACAAACCCAG TGATGGATCTTATGAACACGACTTTATCGGAAAAATTGTTAAAGAGGTCTTAAGAAAGATTAATCGTGTAGCTTTACATATTGCTGATTACCCCGTTGGACTAGAATCCCAAGTGGAAGAAGTGCTTTTTCTTATGGATGTTGGGTCTGATGATAAAGTTCACATGGTAGGAATTCATGGAATAGGAGGGATTGGTAAAACAACACTTGCTCTAGCAGTTTACAATTCCATTGCTGACCATTTTGAAGGTTTATGTTTTTTAGAAAATGTTCGAGAAAATTCAAACAAACATGGGTTACCACATCTCCAAAAGATATTTCTTGTGGATGTACTTGAAGAGAAGGAAATTGAGATAACAAGTGTCGGCAAAGGAATTTCAATGATACAACGTAGGCTCCAGCAAAAAAGGGTTCTTTTGATTCTAGATGATGTTAACAAGATGGAGCAGCTACAAGGCATTATTGGAAGGTCTGATTGGTTTGGTCGTGGTAGTAGAGTCATCATCACGACTCGGGATAAACACTTGCTAGCATTACACGGGGTTGAAAGCACATATGAAGTGGAAACGTTGAACGAGAATGATGCTGTTAAATTGCTCAGATGGAAAGCTTTTAAAGAGGACAAGGTTAGACCAAACTATGAAGGCATGTTAAGCCGTGCATTGGCTTATGCTTCCGGCCTTCCATTGGCTTTGGAAGTAATAGGTTCTAACCTGTATGGAAAAAGTATACAAGAATGGGAATCTGCATTAGAGCAATATGAAAAGATTCCAACTAAAAAGATTCAACAAGTACTTGAAGTGAGTTTTGCTGCTTTAGAGAAACAAGAGCAAAGTGTTTTCTTAGACGTCGCTTGTTGCTTCAAAGGATATCACTTAGAAGAGGTTGAAAATATACTCAATGCCCATCATAACCATTGCATTAAATATCAAATTGTTGTGTTGGTTGATAAGTCTCTCATAAAGATTACTCATTCGGGTTATGTGACACTACACGACTTGATTGAGGATATGGGTAAAGAAATTGTGCGACAAGAATCACCACAAGAGCCTGGAAACCGCAGTAGGTTATGGTTTCATGAAGACATATTTGAAGTTTTGGAACAAAATACG gGAACAAGCAAAATTGAAATGATGCATCTAGATTACCCGTCATTTGAAGAAGTGAATTGGGATGGAGAGGCTTTCAAAGAGATGAAAAAACTCAAAACACTTGTCATTAGAAAAACTCATTTTTCTAAAGGTCCAGAGCATCTTCCAAATAGTTTAAGAGTACTAGAGTGGTGGAAATACCCTTCACAACATTTACCAAGTGATTTCCATCCAAAGAAACTTTCCATATGCATATTACCTTATAGTAGCATGGTGTCCTTGGAGTTGGGAAGATCATCAAAG AAGTTCGAGACTATGAAAGTTTTAAATCTCGATTTCTGTGAATCATTAACAGAGATACCTAACTTAACTGGTCTCCCAAATTTAGAAGAGCTTTCATTTGAATTTTGTTCAAAATTAATTACGATTGACTGTTCGGTTGGGTTGTTGGCCAAACTTAAAAGCTTGAATGCTGGTTATTGCTCCCAGCTTAGGAGTTTTCCTTCCCTTAAGCTGCCCTCTCTTGAAAAACTCTATCTTCATGGTTGTTTAAGTCTTGAGAGTTTTCCAGAAATATTAGAAAAGATGGAAAATATAAGGAAGCTTGATTTGAGGTGCACTAACATAAGCAAATTTCCACATTCATTTGGAAATCTGACTCGACTTCTATTCATGTGGGTTTCTCACTTGCTGCCATTAAGGAGCTTAGACACGATGCCAGAACTATTATGGCTCGAAATCAGTCAGCGGCGGATATATTATGAGGATAGCGAGAGTGAGAGTGAAGAAGAAGTGATGGATGGCGGAGCTGTGGAATTAGTTCCCACGTTCTTGAATGAAAAAGAGAGTTCCATGCTTTTGCCTTCAAAACTAGAATGTCTTACTCTCGAACAGAGCCACCTGTCAGATGAATATTTAGTATTAGTTCCCTCCTTGTTTCCTAACTTGCAAGAATTAGAGCTAATGGATTGTCCATCAATCACAGTTGTACCTGAATGCATCAAAGAATGTCGCTTTTTACGGAGGCTTTTCTTGAATAGATGCGAGCAACTTAGAGAAATTTGTGAAGGGATTTTGCCAAGATTAAACAAGTTAGTTGTATGCGGATGTCCATCCTTGAGTTCCAGTTGTAGAAGCATGTTG GTTTGA